The following proteins are encoded in a genomic region of Amycolatopsis sulphurea:
- a CDS encoding MaoC family dehydratase, with product MTEFATPIGDRWFEDYPLGAVYEFGEATVTEEEIVEFARQFDPQSFHVDPTAAKAGPFGGLVASGWHTCGLMMRMFAGHYLSTVASLGSPGIDELRWPRPVRPGDRLRMRATVTETRPSKSKPDRGLVRTRLELFNGEDDLVFSATAVNFFAVRPAARG from the coding sequence ATGACCGAGTTCGCAACGCCGATCGGGGACCGCTGGTTCGAGGACTATCCGCTCGGGGCGGTGTACGAGTTCGGGGAAGCCACCGTCACCGAGGAGGAGATCGTCGAGTTCGCGCGGCAGTTCGATCCGCAGAGCTTCCACGTCGATCCGACCGCGGCGAAGGCCGGGCCGTTCGGCGGGCTGGTGGCCAGTGGCTGGCACACCTGCGGGCTGATGATGCGGATGTTCGCCGGGCACTACCTGTCCACGGTGGCCAGCCTCGGCAGTCCGGGCATCGACGAACTGCGCTGGCCACGACCGGTGCGGCCGGGCGATCGCCTGCGCATGCGAGCCACCGTCACCGAGACGCGGCCCTCGAAGTCCAAGCCGGATCGCGGCCTCGTGCGCACCCGCCTGGAACTGTTCAACGGCGAGGACGACCTGGTGTTCAGCGCTACCGCGGTGAACTTTTTCGCGGTGCGGCCCGCTGCCCGAGGATAG
- a CDS encoding DUF4262 domain-containing protein — MCRMCEEPERIAGQQYLSEVLERVREYGWCIQGVLGTGNRPPWAYTLGLLGHGLPELVVTGLAPHPAAALLTEAADRALTGGPPEPGERLALRGHPALEAVALAAPAAHLHFAVALYGPEIQAIQLVYADSTGVFPWSALYRAGQGGQPVLGERHDG, encoded by the coding sequence ATGTGCCGGATGTGCGAGGAACCGGAGAGAATCGCCGGGCAGCAGTACCTGAGCGAGGTGCTGGAACGGGTCCGGGAATACGGCTGGTGCATCCAGGGCGTGCTGGGCACCGGAAACCGCCCGCCCTGGGCGTACACCCTCGGCCTGCTCGGGCATGGCCTGCCCGAGCTGGTCGTCACCGGGCTGGCGCCGCATCCGGCCGCCGCCCTGCTGACCGAAGCCGCCGACCGAGCCTTGACCGGGGGGCCGCCCGAACCAGGCGAACGCCTTGCCCTGCGCGGTCATCCGGCGCTGGAAGCCGTGGCTCTCGCTGCCCCGGCCGCCCACCTGCACTTCGCGGTGGCCTTGTACGGCCCGGAAATCCAGGCGATCCAGCTGGTGTACGCGGACTCCACGGGAGTGTTCCCGTGGTCCGCGCTCTACCGCGCGGGCCAGGGCGGTCAGCCGGTACTGGGGGAGCGTCACGATGGCTGA
- a CDS encoding maleate cis-trans isomerase family protein — translation MDLDFLAFEGPLAQRGIGVIAPFDLALERELWRWVPMEVSLHLARTPYEPVPVSMEMAQLVSDRRHLAAATRDILHVEPEVVAYLCTSGSFVNGVDYERSLTKAICDAGAPDAVTTSGALAEVLQRLDLHRVSVLTPYDADLTGKLHDFLTELGVRTVASDHLGLGGGIWKVGYRTIAERILAADHSAAEAIFVSCTNLPTFDLIEPLEKALGKPVLTANQLTMWACLRRMRLPIVGPGGWLREVS, via the coding sequence GTGGATCTGGACTTCCTCGCGTTCGAAGGCCCGTTGGCCCAGCGTGGCATCGGGGTGATCGCCCCTTTCGATCTGGCGCTCGAGCGCGAGCTCTGGCGCTGGGTGCCGATGGAGGTGTCGCTGCATCTCGCCCGCACCCCGTACGAACCGGTCCCGGTCAGCATGGAAATGGCGCAACTGGTCAGCGACCGCAGGCACCTGGCCGCCGCCACGCGCGACATCCTGCACGTGGAGCCCGAAGTGGTCGCCTACCTGTGCACCTCCGGCAGCTTCGTCAACGGCGTCGATTACGAACGCTCCCTCACCAAAGCCATCTGCGACGCCGGCGCGCCCGACGCGGTGACCACTTCAGGCGCGCTCGCCGAGGTCCTGCAGCGACTGGACCTGCACCGGGTTTCCGTACTCACCCCCTACGACGCCGATCTGACCGGCAAGCTCCACGATTTCCTCACCGAACTGGGCGTGCGCACGGTCGCCAGCGACCACCTCGGTCTCGGTGGCGGAATCTGGAAGGTCGGCTACCGCACCATCGCCGAGCGGATCCTGGCCGCCGACCACAGTGCGGCCGAGGCCATTTTCGTCAGCTGCACCAACCTCCCCACGTTCGATCTGATCGAACCGCTGGAGAAGGCACTCGGCAAGCCCGTGCTGACCGCGAATCAGCTGACCATGTGGGCCTGCCTGCGCCGGATGCGGCTGCCGATCGTCGGACCGGGCGGCTGGCTGCGGGAGGTCTCCTGA
- a CDS encoding tartrate dehydrogenase codes for MNYRIASIPGDGIGTDVTIEARKVLDTAAAKYGFSLSWQEFDWSCERYAKSGSMMPDDGVEQLSEFDGILLGAVGFPGVPDHVSLWGLLIPLRRAFQQYVNLRPVRLLPGTTSALAGRTADELEMVIVRENSEGEYSAIGGRHNAGRPDEFVLQESVFTRVGVERIIRYAFELARTRSGHVTSATKSNGLIHSMPYWDEIFAEVAARYPDVPAQQCHVDALAARMVQAPDRIDVVVASNLFGDVLSDLAAAVTGGLGMAPSGNINPSGEFPSMFEAVHGSAPDIAGQGIANPVAQILAAAMLLEHLGETVAAQAIRTSVDEVLTAGSARTPDLGGTATTTALGTAVAETLR; via the coding sequence GTGAACTACCGGATTGCCAGTATCCCGGGTGACGGGATCGGCACGGACGTCACGATCGAGGCTCGCAAGGTGCTCGACACGGCCGCCGCGAAGTATGGATTTTCCTTGTCATGGCAGGAATTCGACTGGAGCTGTGAGCGGTACGCCAAGAGCGGCTCGATGATGCCCGACGACGGTGTCGAGCAGCTTTCGGAGTTCGACGGCATCCTGCTCGGCGCGGTCGGCTTCCCCGGGGTGCCGGACCACGTTTCGCTGTGGGGCCTGCTGATCCCGCTGCGGCGGGCGTTTCAGCAGTACGTGAACCTGCGCCCGGTCCGGCTGCTGCCGGGCACCACCTCGGCGCTGGCCGGGCGGACCGCGGACGAGCTGGAGATGGTGATCGTCCGGGAGAACTCCGAGGGCGAGTACTCGGCGATCGGCGGACGGCACAATGCCGGCCGGCCGGACGAGTTCGTGCTGCAGGAATCGGTGTTCACCCGGGTCGGCGTGGAACGCATCATCCGGTACGCCTTCGAACTGGCCCGGACCCGCTCCGGGCACGTCACCTCGGCCACGAAGTCGAACGGGCTCATCCACTCGATGCCCTACTGGGACGAGATCTTCGCCGAGGTCGCCGCGCGTTATCCGGACGTGCCCGCGCAACAGTGCCATGTGGACGCGCTGGCCGCCCGGATGGTGCAGGCCCCGGACCGGATCGACGTGGTCGTGGCCTCGAACCTCTTCGGCGACGTGCTGAGCGACCTGGCGGCCGCGGTCACCGGCGGACTGGGCATGGCACCGTCCGGAAATATCAACCCATCAGGTGAATTCCCGTCCATGTTCGAGGCCGTTCACGGCAGTGCCCCGGACATTGCCGGACAGGGCATCGCCAACCCGGTGGCGCAGATCCTCGCCGCCGCGATGCTCCTCGAACACCTGGGAGAAACCGTTGCCGCACAAGCAATCCGCACTTCGGTCGACGAGGTGCTGACGGCCGGTTCGGCACGCACCCCCGACCTCGGCGGCACCGCTACCACAACCGCGCTCGGCACGGCGGTGGCCGAAACGCTGCGCTGA
- a CDS encoding amidase: MSDRELTASELVAAYATAELSPVEATENALRAIEERDGELHAYCLVDADRALEQAKAAEIRWRDGNPIGWLDGVPASIKDMFLTQGWPTLRGSTSIPRGQPWDVDSPVMARMREAGLVVLGKTTTPEIAWKGVTDSALTGITRNPADPSKTAGGSSGGSAAAVAAGMGELSVGTDGGGSVRIPASFCGIVGMKPTHGRIPLYPASPFGPLSHAGPMARSVDDTALLLDVLATPDHRDPAGLAPPVSTYREAVRRDVRGLNVAYSPTLGYVTVDPEVSAIVAAAVRALDDAGLQIEETDPGFADPKPAFDVLWSTGAAKLLDSFPDGSAGRVDPGLRRVWEKGHTFSAGDYLDATAERAALGILMGEFHTRYDVLLTPTIPIPPFEAGHDVPPGSGLTEWPEWTPFTYPFNMTQQPAISVPAGRTSAGLPVGLQIVGPRHSDDLVLAVAKLLEEVRPWITH, encoded by the coding sequence ATGAGTGACCGGGAACTGACCGCCAGCGAACTCGTGGCCGCGTATGCGACAGCGGAGCTGTCGCCGGTGGAGGCGACCGAGAACGCGTTGCGGGCCATCGAGGAACGGGATGGCGAGCTGCACGCGTACTGCCTGGTCGACGCGGATCGCGCGCTGGAGCAGGCGAAGGCGGCGGAGATCCGCTGGCGGGACGGCAACCCGATCGGCTGGCTCGACGGCGTGCCCGCGTCCATCAAGGACATGTTCCTCACCCAGGGCTGGCCCACGCTGCGCGGGTCGACGAGCATTCCGCGGGGACAGCCCTGGGATGTGGACAGTCCGGTGATGGCGCGGATGCGCGAGGCCGGCCTCGTCGTGCTGGGCAAGACGACCACGCCGGAGATCGCCTGGAAGGGTGTCACCGACAGCGCGCTCACCGGGATCACGCGCAATCCGGCCGACCCGAGCAAGACCGCGGGCGGTTCGAGCGGGGGCAGCGCGGCGGCCGTCGCGGCGGGAATGGGTGAACTGTCGGTGGGCACCGACGGCGGTGGCTCGGTGCGCATCCCCGCTTCGTTCTGCGGAATCGTCGGGATGAAGCCGACGCACGGCCGGATTCCGCTGTACCCGGCGAGTCCGTTCGGACCGCTCTCGCACGCCGGCCCGATGGCCCGCAGCGTCGACGACACCGCACTGCTGCTCGACGTCCTGGCGACGCCCGACCACCGCGATCCGGCCGGGCTGGCTCCACCGGTGAGCACCTATCGCGAAGCCGTCCGACGCGACGTGCGTGGTCTGAACGTGGCGTACTCGCCCACTCTCGGCTACGTGACCGTGGACCCTGAAGTGTCCGCGATCGTTGCCGCCGCCGTACGTGCGCTCGACGACGCCGGTCTGCAGATCGAGGAAACCGACCCGGGTTTCGCGGATCCGAAGCCCGCCTTCGACGTGCTGTGGTCCACCGGTGCGGCCAAGCTGCTCGACTCGTTCCCGGACGGCAGCGCCGGCCGCGTCGACCCCGGTCTGCGGCGCGTGTGGGAAAAGGGCCACACCTTCTCCGCGGGCGACTACCTGGACGCCACTGCGGAACGCGCCGCGCTCGGCATCCTGATGGGCGAGTTCCACACCCGCTACGACGTGCTGCTCACCCCGACCATTCCGATCCCGCCCTTCGAAGCAGGCCACGACGTTCCACCCGGCAGTGGTCTGACCGAGTGGCCGGAGTGGACGCCGTTCACCTACCCGTTCAACATGACCCAGCAACCGGCGATCAGCGTGCCCGCCGGGCGCACGTCCGCGGGCCTGCCGGTCGGGCTGCAGATCGTCGGCCCGCGTCACTCGGACGATCTGGTGCTGGCCGTGGCGAAGCTGCTGGAGGAGGTTCGCCCCTGGATCACCCACTGA
- a CDS encoding WS/DGAT/MGAT family O-acyltransferase, which yields MPMMPVTDSMFLMVETREHPMHVGGLQLFRKPDGAGEDYLRELRRSLLESDNMRSVFRRRPSRPVNTVGHLRWSTETDLELDYHFRHSALPQPGRIRELLELASRWHSTLLDRHRPLWEFHLIEGLRDGRFAMYSKIHHSLMDGVSAVRHMQGTLSDDPADLDCPPPWGSRGETGRSRNNRAPSSLFDAAGKTFGQLTGIAPAAAKVAREAFREHRLTLPMQAPRTMLNVPIGGARRFAAQSWPLERVRAIATAAGTSRNDVVLAMCAGALRDYLIEQSALPDAPLVAMVPVSLRRRDAQEATGNNIGALLCNLATDLPDPADRLAGISASMSNGKKLFSQLSPLQTLLLSGINVAALGISPIPGVVSNTRPPFNLVISNVPGPRTQMYWNGAALDGIYPASVLLDGQALNITLTSNGDNLDFGITGCRRSVPHLQRILTHLDTALAELEGATGLR from the coding sequence ATGCCGATGATGCCCGTGACCGATTCGATGTTCCTGATGGTCGAAACCCGCGAGCATCCGATGCACGTGGGCGGGTTGCAGCTGTTCCGCAAACCGGACGGAGCGGGCGAGGACTATCTGCGCGAACTGCGCCGTTCGCTGCTGGAATCGGACAACATGCGCAGTGTGTTCCGGCGGCGGCCAAGTCGTCCGGTGAACACGGTGGGCCATCTGCGCTGGTCCACCGAGACCGATTTGGAGCTGGACTACCATTTCCGCCATTCCGCGCTGCCGCAGCCGGGCCGGATCCGCGAGCTGCTGGAGCTGGCCTCGCGCTGGCACAGCACCCTGCTGGACCGGCACCGTCCGCTCTGGGAATTCCACCTGATCGAGGGTCTTCGTGACGGCCGGTTCGCGATGTACTCGAAGATCCACCACTCGTTGATGGACGGCGTCTCCGCGGTGCGGCACATGCAAGGCACCCTGTCGGACGACCCGGCGGACCTGGACTGCCCGCCGCCGTGGGGCAGCCGCGGAGAAACCGGCCGGAGCCGCAACAACCGTGCCCCGAGTTCCCTTTTCGACGCGGCGGGAAAGACTTTCGGGCAGCTCACCGGAATCGCCCCGGCCGCGGCGAAGGTGGCGCGCGAGGCGTTCCGCGAGCACCGCCTCACGCTGCCGATGCAAGCCCCCCGCACCATGTTGAACGTGCCGATCGGCGGCGCGCGCCGGTTCGCCGCACAGTCCTGGCCGCTCGAACGCGTGCGGGCGATCGCGACCGCCGCCGGCACCTCCCGCAACGACGTCGTCCTCGCGATGTGCGCCGGCGCGCTGCGCGACTACCTCATCGAGCAGAGCGCGCTGCCGGATGCCCCGCTGGTCGCGATGGTGCCGGTGTCCCTGCGCCGCCGCGACGCCCAGGAGGCGACCGGCAACAACATCGGCGCCCTGCTCTGCAACCTGGCCACCGACCTGCCCGACCCCGCCGACCGGCTGGCCGGGATCTCCGCGTCGATGTCCAACGGGAAGAAGCTGTTCTCACAACTGTCGCCGCTGCAGACCCTGCTGCTGTCCGGGATCAACGTGGCCGCGCTGGGCATCTCCCCGATCCCCGGCGTCGTGTCGAACACGCGTCCGCCATTCAACCTGGTGATCTCCAACGTCCCCGGCCCACGCACCCAGATGTACTGGAACGGCGCCGCCCTGGACGGCATCTACCCGGCCTCGGTCCTGCTCGACGGCCAAGCCCTCAACATCACCCTGACCAGCAACGGCGACAACCTGGACTTCGGCATCACCGGCTGCCGCCGCAGCGTCCCCCACCTGCAGCGGATCCTGACCCATCTGGACACGGCGCTGGCCGAATTGGAAGGGGCCACCGGGCTGCGCTGA
- a CDS encoding NAD-dependent succinate-semialdehyde dehydrogenase: MSVITEEGVVGAVGKDLFIGGKWVSARSGRTFDVQDPSTGAVLCQVADAGVEDGLAALDAAVAAQAGFAAVAPRERGEILRRAYEKLLERRDELALLMTLEMGKPLAEAAGEITYAAEFFRWFAEEAVRIDGGYAVAPNGAGRFLVTRQPVGPALLITPWNFPMAMGTRKIGPAIAAGCTTVIKPAAQTPLSMLALAGILAEAGLPEGVLNVITTSDAGGVMEPLIRDGRARKLSFTGSTVVGRKLLEQCAEKVLRTSMELGGNAPFVVFEDADLDAAVDGAMQAKMRNIGEACTAANRFYVQRGVAEEFSRRLTERMQSLPMGRGTEEGVVVGPLIDEAAVKKVTMLVKDAADRGARVLTGGAPVDGPGHFYPATVLTDVPEDARLGAEEIFGPVAPITPFDTEDEAVAKANDTEFGLVSYLFTADLKRALRVSERLEAGMIGLNQGIVSNPAAPFGGIKQSGLGREGGTAGIDEFLETKYIAVSL; this comes from the coding sequence ATGAGTGTGATCACCGAAGAAGGTGTGGTCGGCGCGGTCGGCAAGGACCTCTTCATCGGCGGCAAGTGGGTGTCGGCGCGCAGCGGGCGGACCTTCGACGTGCAGGACCCCTCGACCGGTGCGGTGCTGTGCCAGGTCGCAGACGCCGGCGTCGAAGACGGCCTTGCGGCCCTCGACGCAGCTGTCGCGGCGCAAGCCGGCTTCGCGGCGGTCGCACCTCGTGAGCGTGGGGAGATCCTGCGCCGGGCGTACGAGAAGCTGCTTGAGCGCCGTGACGAACTGGCGCTGCTCATGACGCTTGAGATGGGTAAGCCACTCGCCGAAGCGGCCGGCGAGATCACGTACGCTGCCGAGTTCTTCCGCTGGTTCGCCGAAGAAGCCGTACGCATAGACGGTGGGTACGCGGTGGCGCCGAACGGTGCGGGGCGATTCCTGGTCACCCGTCAGCCAGTAGGGCCGGCGCTGCTCATCACGCCGTGGAACTTCCCGATGGCGATGGGTACGCGCAAGATCGGCCCGGCTATTGCGGCCGGCTGCACCACAGTGATCAAACCCGCCGCGCAGACGCCGTTGTCGATGCTGGCGCTCGCCGGAATCCTCGCCGAGGCCGGGTTGCCCGAAGGCGTTCTGAACGTCATCACGACGAGCGATGCGGGCGGCGTGATGGAGCCGTTGATCCGGGATGGCCGCGCACGGAAGCTTTCGTTCACCGGCTCGACCGTGGTCGGGCGCAAGCTGCTGGAACAGTGCGCGGAGAAGGTGCTTCGCACGTCGATGGAGTTGGGTGGCAACGCACCGTTCGTCGTATTCGAGGACGCGGACCTGGACGCTGCTGTCGACGGCGCGATGCAGGCGAAGATGCGCAACATCGGCGAAGCGTGCACTGCAGCGAACCGCTTTTACGTACAGCGCGGTGTCGCCGAAGAGTTCTCTCGTCGGCTGACCGAACGGATGCAGTCGTTGCCGATGGGCCGCGGTACCGAGGAAGGTGTGGTCGTCGGCCCGCTGATCGACGAGGCCGCGGTGAAGAAGGTGACCATGCTGGTCAAGGACGCCGCCGACCGTGGCGCACGCGTGCTGACCGGCGGTGCGCCGGTGGACGGGCCGGGGCACTTCTATCCGGCCACAGTGCTCACCGACGTACCCGAAGATGCTCGGCTGGGTGCGGAGGAGATCTTCGGCCCCGTCGCGCCGATCACTCCGTTCGATACCGAGGACGAGGCCGTCGCGAAAGCCAACGACACCGAGTTCGGCTTGGTTTCCTACCTCTTCACGGCCGACCTGAAGCGAGCGCTGCGCGTGTCCGAACGGCTTGAGGCCGGCATGATCGGGCTCAATCAGGGCATCGTCTCGAATCCGGCGGCGCCGTTCGGTGGCATCAAGCAGTCCGGCCTCGGGCGCGAGGGCGGCACGGCCGGCATCGACGAATTCCTTGAGACCAAGTACATCGCGGTGAGCCTGTGA
- a CDS encoding D-2-hydroxyacid dehydrogenase has protein sequence MAAVESAAVVRYTDARGLADALRGADALFVYDFLSTAVPGAWPAADRLQWLHIAGAGVDPVLFPELQESDVVLTNSRGVFDDAIAEYVLGVVLAFAKDFARSLDLQRATTWRHRESERIAGRQVLVVGTGPIGRAIARLLRAAGMQVSGSGRRARTGDPDFGVVRDSGELPQYLGEFDYVVAVAPLTAQTKGMFGAEAFAAMKPSARFVNVGRGELVVTAELVAALRAGEIAGAALDVFETEPLPPDSPLWTMPGVLVSPHMSGDFTGWRRTLVEVFTANFRRWCAGEPLHNVVDKRLGYVPSEPQGAAG, from the coding sequence ATGGCTGCAGTCGAATCGGCCGCCGTGGTTCGTTACACCGATGCGCGCGGGCTGGCGGACGCGCTGCGCGGTGCCGACGCGTTGTTCGTCTACGACTTCCTCTCCACCGCGGTGCCCGGTGCCTGGCCCGCGGCGGACCGGTTGCAGTGGCTGCACATCGCCGGCGCCGGGGTGGATCCCGTGCTGTTCCCGGAGTTGCAGGAAAGCGACGTGGTGCTCACGAACTCGCGCGGGGTGTTCGACGACGCCATCGCCGAGTATGTGCTGGGCGTGGTGCTGGCCTTCGCGAAGGACTTCGCGCGGTCGCTCGATTTGCAGCGCGCCACGACCTGGCGGCATCGGGAGAGTGAGCGGATCGCCGGGCGTCAGGTGCTCGTGGTCGGTACTGGGCCGATCGGGCGGGCCATCGCGCGGCTGCTGCGTGCGGCCGGAATGCAGGTGTCAGGCTCCGGGCGGCGGGCGCGCACCGGTGACCCCGACTTCGGTGTGGTGCGCGATTCCGGTGAGTTGCCGCAGTACCTCGGCGAATTCGATTACGTGGTCGCGGTCGCGCCGCTCACCGCGCAGACCAAGGGCATGTTCGGCGCGGAGGCGTTCGCCGCGATGAAGCCGTCCGCGCGGTTCGTCAACGTCGGCCGTGGCGAGCTGGTGGTCACCGCCGAACTGGTCGCGGCGCTGCGCGCCGGCGAGATCGCGGGTGCCGCGCTGGATGTGTTCGAGACCGAGCCGCTGCCCCCGGACAGTCCGCTGTGGACGATGCCGGGCGTACTGGTCTCCCCGCATATGTCGGGGGACTTCACCGGCTGGCGACGCACCCTGGTAGAGGTGTTCACGGCGAACTTCCGGCGCTGGTGTGCCGGCGAGCCGCTGCACAACGTCGTGGACAAACGGCTCGGATACGTGCCGTCCGAACCACAGGGAGCTGCGGGATGA
- a CDS encoding GntR family transcriptional regulator yields the protein MAALPGIEPVSRESTATVIARQLREAIMNGVLPPGTQLGETDLAARFQVSRGPLREAMQHLVSEGLLRSERHRGLFVIDLEPTDVYDIYLARTAVERTALLRVLRGGDREEAATALEQAVAEMAAAAGDDDPSALSTADLRFHEALIEASGSKRLIRMARTLLIETRMCLTLLQSTYQRVEERVDEHTRIIEALRAGDEVTALGLLDAHMEDAISRLVPGTSLHNGGPPAKA from the coding sequence ATGGCCGCCCTGCCCGGTATCGAACCGGTGAGCCGGGAGTCGACCGCCACCGTGATCGCGCGCCAGCTGCGCGAAGCGATCATGAACGGTGTCCTGCCGCCGGGCACCCAGCTCGGTGAAACCGATCTCGCCGCTCGGTTCCAGGTTTCCCGTGGCCCGCTGCGGGAGGCTATGCAGCACCTCGTGTCGGAGGGGCTGCTGCGCAGCGAGCGGCATCGGGGCCTGTTCGTGATCGACCTCGAACCGACCGACGTGTACGACATCTACCTCGCCCGGACCGCGGTGGAACGCACCGCGCTGCTGCGCGTGCTGCGCGGCGGCGACCGCGAGGAGGCGGCGACCGCCCTGGAACAGGCCGTGGCCGAGATGGCCGCTGCCGCGGGCGACGACGATCCCTCCGCACTGTCCACTGCGGACCTTCGCTTCCACGAGGCGCTGATCGAGGCCTCCGGCAGCAAGCGCCTGATCCGGATGGCTCGCACGCTGCTGATCGAGACCCGCATGTGCCTGACCTTGCTGCAGAGCACCTACCAGCGCGTGGAAGAGCGGGTGGACGAGCACACGCGGATCATCGAGGCCCTGCGCGCGGGCGACGAGGTCACCGCCCTGGGGCTGCTGGATGCGCACATGGAGGACGCGATCAGCCGCCTCGTCCCCGGAACCAGCCTGCACAACGGCGGGCCACCGGCGAAGGCCTGA
- a CDS encoding maleate cis-trans isomerase family protein, whose product MTTIGFIYPDHAAEDDYPLAEQLLGGTDVAEGDIRLPVAHIYGTDLHAVPELLDLGSEARLAEGAGLLAKHAPDAVIWACTSGSFVYGWDGARDQADQLAAAAGVPASSTSFAFVHAAQAIGVRRVAVAASYPADVARLFVDFLAAGGVEVLSVSSADIDTAAEVGTLSPEAVVDLAVRHDHPDAEAVLVPDTAMRTLGEITEIEQKLGKPVLTANQVTIWEGLRLTGSTRLVRSLGALFRVRG is encoded by the coding sequence GTGACCACGATCGGCTTCATCTACCCCGACCATGCGGCCGAGGACGACTACCCGCTCGCGGAGCAGCTGCTCGGCGGGACGGACGTCGCGGAGGGCGACATCCGGCTGCCGGTCGCGCACATCTACGGCACCGATCTGCATGCCGTACCGGAGCTGCTGGACCTCGGCAGCGAGGCCCGGCTCGCCGAGGGCGCCGGACTGCTCGCCAAGCACGCACCGGACGCGGTGATCTGGGCATGCACCTCCGGCAGCTTCGTGTACGGCTGGGACGGCGCCCGCGACCAGGCCGACCAGCTGGCGGCGGCCGCAGGCGTCCCGGCTTCGAGCACCTCGTTCGCCTTTGTGCACGCGGCGCAGGCGATCGGTGTGCGGCGGGTCGCGGTCGCCGCCAGCTACCCGGCTGACGTGGCCCGGCTGTTCGTGGACTTCCTCGCCGCGGGCGGCGTCGAGGTGCTGTCCGTGTCGAGCGCGGACATCGACACCGCAGCCGAGGTCGGCACGCTGTCCCCGGAGGCCGTGGTGGACCTCGCGGTGCGCCACGATCACCCGGACGCGGAGGCGGTGCTCGTGCCCGACACCGCGATGCGCACGCTCGGCGAGATCACCGAGATCGAGCAGAAGCTGGGCAAACCGGTGCTCACCGCGAACCAGGTGACCATCTGGGAAGGCCTGCGGCTGACCGGCTCGACCCGGCTCGTCCGTTCGCTGGGCGCGCTGTTCCGGGTGAGGGGCTGA